In one Drosophila pseudoobscura strain MV-25-SWS-2005 chromosome X, UCI_Dpse_MV25, whole genome shotgun sequence genomic region, the following are encoded:
- the LOC26532137 gene encoding uncharacterized protein, producing MVGFHILSIINYQHNMRLFSVLCIVCLIIMTHFVTPEARPIPRSTRATGQEQPQLPLDVGTEDEPKLDFENTMDARGRRMHRFRPQVPPHTPRRKLSEEDGGVSSEEPKLRNEDLRGAIQINCHQPNMIRFKLIEELYCEALSLAEKNPGGTVHYRIHRMPT from the exons ATGGTTGGTTTTCATATCCTTAGTATTATAAATTATCAGCATAACATGCGCTTGTTCTCTGTACTGTGCATTGTTTGTCTTATCATC ATGACCCATTTTGTTACACCTGAAGCCAGGCCGATTCCTCGATCTACACGGGCCACTGGGCAAGAGCAACCGCAGCTCCCACTCGATGTGGGAACAGAGGACGAGCCGAAGCTTGACTTCGAAAACACTATGGATGCAAGAGGCAGGAGAATGCACCGTTTTCGGCCTCAGGTACCACCGCATACGCCACGCCGCAAACTCTCTGAGGAGGACGGCGGTGTCAGCAGTGAAGAACCAAAGCTAAGAAACGAAGACCTCCGTGGAGCAATTCAGATCAACTGCCACCAACCGAACATGATAAGGTTCAAACTCATTGAAGAGCTGTATTGCGAGGCTCTCAGTCTCGCAGAGAAGAACCCTGGCGGTACAGTCCATTACAGAATTCATAGGATGCCGACGTAG